In Rosa rugosa chromosome 4, drRosRugo1.1, whole genome shotgun sequence, the genomic stretch atagTTGATAACTAGTGTCATTTGCTCAGAATTATGTGTGCAAGAACTAAACATATTCTAATTAGGAAAATCTAAGTAACTTGAaataaattcataataattGTTTAgatacacacacagatatatatataggctttctcaggtaaggatatccttacccaAGCTTATGGAATGGATTTCCAATTTTttgccacttttcgatcacatattcacatcttaaccgttcaatttttaggtcctaatgtatagatcacttctactaaatttcaaccaaattgatgatcgttaaggcatccaaaactgcaatttatacAAActaaccgaatctgtcgaaccggaaccgttcgtgtacattgttgtaaattgcagttttgagttAATGTCATATCAATGTAATACTTCCATCCGTGTTCCGTCACATGCCCGTTAAATATCTGACACTTCATTTACTTTTTATTGGACAAGGACCAATCTACCctttattcttttcttattttgcgtatatttttttgttcttagtTCATGGATGAGGCTCAATTGCCGTAGTCTTTCATGTTCCCAAATTCTCAATTGAATTCCATAAACTTGTTTCCTTTTACGTTCTCTCTCTTGTCTTCGTACATAAACCAAACTTTGTGAATGATTATCATTATTCCTCAAAGCTTGTTGCACATGGTTTTTGCAATGAATTTTGTACCCATACTATCGTTGATTAATTGATTCAAAGTTTTCATATTTTTTATCAAAATAAGTTTGCCATTATTTATGATTTTTGCGCAAAATAGTCAAAGATTTCATCACGGATATAATTATATGAAgaatggaagagatggagaggaagagaaaaggaTAGAAAAAGTTGAAAGTTTAAGAAGTGGATCCTAAACCAAGGCGGTATGCAGGTCTGCTAGGATTTATGCTactaaaaggaaaatgaaaatgggTTGAGTTTGTGTGGATTGTTTTGGTTGATGGATGCTTAGAATatatattttccttattcaTGGATCAATATCCCACTAGATCATATCATGTTACGCATCAAAACATTAATTCCAACTTTGGTTGCAAGAAATTCATAGAAGTTGCACGGAACTGAAAAAAATGGTTGTATATTTTTATATGGTCTGGGTATAAGGAATGAAGAgcatgaatttttttcttcttctttttgtttggtcTAGGTGGGATaagaacataatttttttttaatttttttatagtaACATTGGTGTAAAAATACAATTTTAACCTTCTATATACGGTCACATACATGATAACGTGATCATTTTTAACGATCTGTTGATTGAATATAGATGGAAATATGACGTTGATGGCAAAAATTGAATTCTGGTATGACTTTGATTGTTTCTAGAAGTCAGGTATTAAACTAATTAATCAGGACAAAATAGTCAGACATTGATGTTAAATTTAACCCTTTAATTTTTTAAGTTATAGGTTAATAATTTATGGTGGCTTTTGAATTGTAGCTTAATGGTTTTGGCGGCTCTATAACGAAAGTCAAGTGGATTCAAGCACTTAATTTCAATTAGAAGATTATGAATGTATTGCAATAATGTATTAAATCATGTTAAAGAACATTAGGATTCTTATATAAATAGTGCCTAAGATTCAAATTGAACAAAAAGACCCAAGTTAactagaacaaaaaaaaaaaaaaaaaacatggaaaACCAGAGAATTAGCTCAAAAAACTATGTCTCTGCTTGGAATTTGGGGGCTTTAGTTGTCACTGAAATGGCTCTGAAAGCTGCGATCGAGCTCAATGTCTTCAATATCATTGCCAATTCAGGACCCGGAGCTCATCTCACATTGAAAGAAATTGTATCTCAAATCTCAACTAAGAATCCAAATGTAGCAGCTGCGAATTTGAAGCGAATACTAAGAGTCCTAAGTGTTCACTCTCTACTATCTGTACAAAGGCCAAGCTCAAATGGTAAAACAATGCAAGAAGAGACTTATGGTCTAACAAAGGAGACTCTTTGCCTAGTTCCAAATGAAGATGGAGCTTCCTTAGCTCCATTTATTTTGTTATATTCTGAAATGTACATGGTGAAAAGCTTATCCATGCTCAAAGAAACAGTACTTGAACCTGGGTGCCTTCCTTTCAACAAGGCTTATGGTGTGTCCATATATGAGTACATGTCTGAGAAACCTAACCTGAGCCAATTGTTTAATAAAGCTATTGGCCAAAGTACGATCCTCGATTTTGAAGAGGTGTTAAAGGTTTACAAAGGTTTTGAAGAGCTAGAAGAGTTGATGGATGTTGGAGGAGGTGATGGAACGACAATTTCAAAAGTAGTATCTAGATATCCACACATTCATGGGATTAACTTCGATTTGCCTAACGTTATCGCTCAAGGAACTGCTAGATATCAAACAGGTCAGTATATAATAAGTGCTACAACATCATGCATGTACAATTTCTCTTTCATTTGACACATACCATTTAGTAAGTACTGTCGTAGCTTCTAGTTTGGCTCACACTCATTACATTTGATGTATTATTTATTCATTACATTACGATTCCCATTTTATCAAAAGATCtcttaattagtaaaagtaaagTTATAGTCTGTAAAGTTTGTCCTACAATTTTGCTAAGTGAACTATTTTTTTTGGGTGTTACGCATAAAGGTGATCCATCTAGCATTATTTTATCACTAGCCTCATATATACGTAGTTTAAAGAAGGAGAACGTGGAAGCTTTTTTCTCACTCACTTCCtcaattttatgttttttatattcttttgtgtgatttttttattttactataACAACCCCGGCCTTttagataatttcattatgagttttgtttttattctaaaagACAATTATGGcaattcaaaatttggtgaagattTTGAAACTGAacttttgtttctctttataATAGTAGAGATTTatgtaaaaaataataataataataattagcaGACGTATATACTTAAAATTTGTTACAATGCTGGTAATAAATTAATGATAAGCAAAAGCTAGTGGATTGTGATTTGaattatttttgtattatagaaTGGAGGCCTAAATTTGAACGACTCATATTATTGAAAATGATTGTACTGTAGGCCTCACATACAATTTAATGTTCTATTAAACTAAACAAAAGATGTAAATTTTTTTATCTAGCGGAAGAACTAACAACAAAAAATAAGActtttaattacattttttttttttgtattttaggaCCTAAATACATACCTAATGTAGTAATTTAGGGGCGATGCCTTTATAATGGTCGACCAATTTGAATGAAGTAGACAAATTTATAGTATATCTAGACGTGCATTGACTTTAAAAGTAGCTTCTATGTTGTTTAACTAACAAGAAAACTTCATGAAGTGCAGGTGTGAAATATGTTGGTGGAGATAT encodes the following:
- the LOC133707019 gene encoding (S)-scoulerine 9-O-methyltransferase-like, producing MENQRISSKNYVSAWNLGALVVTEMALKAAIELNVFNIIANSGPGAHLTLKEIVSQISTKNPNVAAANLKRILRVLSVHSLLSVQRPSSNGKTMQEETYGLTKETLCLVPNEDGASLAPFILLYSEMYMVKSLSMLKETVLEPGCLPFNKAYGVSIYEYMSEKPNLSQLFNKAIGQSTILDFEEVLKVYKGFEELEELMDVGGGDGTTISKVVSRYPHIHGINFDLPNVIAQGTARYQTGVKYVGGDMFQFIPNAQSIMLKWVLHNWDDDLCKKILKRCWEALPKTGKVIVVELAIPEILEKTEELKKIVALDMVMMTIHGGRERTTAEFDDLSKAAGFVETKIFSISNGCYVMEFHKVETY